A stretch of Pseudoprevotella muciniphila DNA encodes these proteins:
- a CDS encoding TROVE domain-containing protein — translation MKYNSILNGQGVVKNHEGANAYVMTPELELYSAVVTASLSDTFYEKQDERMERIEQLVRQVSPEFVARLAVYTRTEMHLRSIPLFLLVELAKVHNGDDLVARAVEKTVLRADEIMELLMCYQWRNAPKGSVKKLGKLSRQIQNGLKRAFNRFDEYQFAKYNRDNIEVTLRDALFLVHPKAKDEEQQAWFDKIVNGTLKTPYTWETELSALGQSGFESEEEKTKAFRLKWEELINSGKLGYMALMRNLRNMLQSDVSLLEMQKVASRLADAEQVAKSKQLPFRYLSAYREIKAENSLYTSMLMDALEKAVKYSAKNIEGFNENTKVLVASDVSGSMYQPVSPRSTILYYDIGILLSMLMKSRCKQVVAGIFGDEWKVVNMPGDSILMATGQMTSIANTVGYSTNGYKVIDWLIEKGIVMDKVMMFTDMQMWDTRGSNEAFEQSWKQYKKMAPKARLYLFDLVGYGQAPLRVAKPDVYLIAGWSDRIFNVLSAIEVGEDAVALINKVEV, via the coding sequence ATGAAGTACAATTCAATTTTGAATGGACAGGGGGTTGTAAAGAACCATGAGGGTGCCAATGCATACGTCATGACCCCTGAGTTGGAACTCTATTCTGCTGTGGTTACCGCATCGCTCAGCGATACATTCTATGAGAAGCAGGACGAGCGGATGGAACGCATCGAACAGCTTGTACGTCAGGTGTCGCCGGAGTTCGTGGCACGACTCGCGGTATATACACGCACAGAAATGCATCTTCGCAGCATACCACTCTTCTTGCTTGTGGAACTGGCGAAAGTGCACAATGGAGACGACCTCGTGGCAAGGGCAGTGGAGAAGACAGTGCTCCGTGCCGATGAAATTATGGAATTGCTGATGTGCTACCAATGGCGTAATGCCCCTAAGGGTTCCGTCAAGAAACTTGGAAAGTTGTCGCGTCAGATCCAGAACGGTCTCAAGCGAGCGTTCAACCGCTTCGACGAATACCAGTTTGCCAAGTACAACCGCGACAACATCGAGGTAACACTCCGCGACGCCTTGTTCCTCGTTCACCCCAAGGCAAAGGACGAAGAGCAGCAGGCATGGTTCGACAAGATTGTGAATGGCACTCTGAAGACTCCCTACACATGGGAGACCGAACTCTCTGCCCTCGGACAGTCAGGGTTCGAGTCAGAGGAAGAGAAGACAAAGGCTTTCCGCCTGAAGTGGGAAGAACTGATAAACAGCGGTAAGTTGGGCTATATGGCACTGATGCGCAACCTGCGCAATATGCTTCAGTCAGACGTGTCGTTGCTCGAAATGCAGAAGGTGGCAAGCCGTCTTGCTGATGCTGAGCAAGTGGCAAAGTCGAAGCAGTTGCCTTTCCGCTATCTCTCTGCCTATCGCGAGATAAAGGCTGAGAACTCACTTTACACCAGTATGCTGATGGATGCATTGGAAAAGGCTGTGAAGTATTCTGCTAAGAATATCGAAGGTTTCAACGAAAACACAAAGGTGTTGGTGGCTTCCGATGTAAGTGGCTCGATGTATCAGCCTGTCAGCCCACGAAGCACCATCCTATACTATGATATCGGCATCTTGCTCTCCATGCTGATGAAGAGCCGTTGCAAGCAAGTTGTTGCAGGTATCTTCGGTGATGAATGGAAGGTGGTGAACATGCCTGGTGACAGCATCCTGATGGCAACAGGCCAGATGACAAGCATTGCCAACACCGTGGGCTACAGCACCAATGGTTATAAGGTAATTGACTGGCTTATCGAGAAGGGTATCGTCATGGACAAGGTGATGATGTTCACTGATATGCAGATGTGGGACACTCGTGGTAGCAATGAAGCTTTTGAGCAGTCCTGGAAGCAGTACAAGAAGATGGCGCCCAAGGCGCGTCTCTACCTATTCGACCTCGTGGGTTATGGTCAGGCACCTTTACGCGTTGCAAAGCCTGATGTTTACCTCATCGCAGGATGGAGCGACCGTATTTTCAATGTACTTTCTGCCATCGAAGTCGGCGAAGATGCAGTAGCGCTCATCAACAAGGTAGAGGTTTAG
- a CDS encoding outer membrane beta-barrel protein, whose amino-acid sequence MKRSFLLLCVALCFGNSIYGQSRFHVDIDGAFNLGLHEHSSYYKDSGHPHGYSYGLTLRYDVSERWSAGAGIALSREFNRNHRTAPIYATVRYKALKQLPETYVFTNVGYSSSTLGSKLDSGFSGSLGIGYTKMFAKHFGLNFQLGYNLKTFNNEDMYGGDDHTDVRHSILFGVGVTF is encoded by the coding sequence ATGAAAAGGTCATTTTTATTACTATGTGTAGCACTATGCTTTGGTAACAGCATTTACGGCCAGAGCCGTTTTCATGTCGATATAGACGGTGCTTTTAATTTAGGACTGCATGAGCACAGTTCGTATTATAAAGACAGCGGGCATCCACACGGCTATTCCTATGGATTGACTTTGCGCTATGATGTTTCTGAGCGTTGGTCGGCAGGTGCAGGTATTGCCCTCTCTCGCGAATTCAACCGCAACCACAGAACAGCACCCATTTATGCCACAGTGAGATACAAGGCTTTGAAGCAACTGCCAGAGACTTATGTTTTTACAAACGTGGGGTATTCGTCCAGTACACTTGGCAGTAAACTCGACTCTGGCTTTTCAGGCAGTCTGGGTATAGGCTATACAAAGATGTTTGCCAAGCATTTCGGATTAAACTTTCAGTTAGGCTACAATCTGAAAACTTTCAATAATGAGGATATGTATGGTGGTGATGACCATACTGACGTACGCCACTCCATTTTGTTTGGTGTCGGTGTAACGTTTTAG
- a CDS encoding M60 family metallopeptidase codes for MISLGVSLSALAQDLVPSATASVFVASNTSRTFGFEEQKVKIGVGGLDYNVEVDASWLTATKESDGVLLNISKNSDKERTAQLTISSRNDYKKIALTQQANPILSVIGDPIAVSKATATSEESAKENTPITNATDGNGSTFYHSVWSDGSTSFPVTLTFIFDEAQHLDRIVYIPRGNGTGVFRDVTISINNGNGYTSAGSATFDNNDKMKTFNFSGDGVDNVKAVRIVVNSGYNAYISAAEIQFFDDSETGPMYSSLFLDDLYSKLKPGVTQANIDTIRNPLLKKLAQDLFDGTYSTKYRVGTYQAYRPYWDLRGELCNAHPYDQHENPTGIYFDAGEQVAIMANGIGDRDIQLQIYNLALDGMGASSTYALQDGLNVFTALNRGTSYVLYYANDYKTAPNVNLHFIYGQENGYFNLDTDDNTVWKDLLANAKTEVLDILTPRIHMVAPLYALKAQCPARGLELAQKLDSVIWREWEILGYFKHGRAPKNHQFVRPAQSGLFASTEGSFCGWGSFGGWVTPVGLETWGLAHELGHNNQVPAFRWVGMTEVTNNIKSAWVQYTLSGNWLRLEDENMDCIIGSVRGGRMQRFLTDNVVNREIWQTGSDPFKILVPLWQLLLYTRVAEKATDAYPDWYELIRKTATIRDESNNSTRRLNFLRYFSASAKLDFLPFYEKAGMLIPMNNLYLADYSGDYYTITEAQYKTLRTNIERRKFPKAPAEIIYINGYNVHIFRDDIKLRDLLPVGTACTPTELNGHQVVKVDNYAWQGAVGYETYTADGKLLHCSIYGLGDSQSSDRYTHVIWKTKNQTEEPAYIMAVGCDGTRVKCYEPK; via the coding sequence ATGATTTCGCTGGGTGTCTCCTTGTCTGCTTTAGCGCAAGACTTAGTACCATCAGCAACTGCCTCTGTTTTTGTTGCGAGTAACACTTCGCGCACCTTTGGTTTTGAAGAACAGAAAGTTAAAATCGGGGTTGGCGGACTCGACTACAATGTTGAGGTAGATGCCTCATGGCTTACTGCAACTAAGGAGAGCGACGGTGTACTACTTAACATTAGTAAGAACAGCGACAAAGAGCGCACAGCACAACTCACCATTTCTTCTAGAAATGATTATAAGAAGATAGCATTGACACAACAGGCTAACCCTATCTTGTCAGTAATTGGCGATCCTATTGCAGTTAGCAAAGCCACTGCCACTTCAGAAGAAAGCGCTAAAGAGAATACGCCCATCACTAATGCGACAGACGGCAATGGTTCCACATTCTACCACAGTGTTTGGAGTGATGGTAGCACATCGTTTCCTGTAACTCTCACATTCATATTTGATGAGGCCCAACATTTGGATCGTATCGTCTATATTCCTCGTGGCAACGGCACTGGTGTATTTAGGGATGTTACGATTTCAATAAACAATGGCAATGGCTATACTTCAGCCGGCTCTGCAACGTTCGACAACAACGATAAGATGAAGACGTTCAACTTTTCAGGCGATGGAGTGGACAATGTTAAAGCCGTACGAATTGTGGTAAACAGTGGTTATAACGCTTATATTTCCGCTGCGGAAATCCAATTTTTCGACGATTCAGAAACGGGACCAATGTATAGCAGTCTCTTTCTGGATGACCTGTACTCAAAACTCAAACCCGGAGTTACTCAAGCAAATATAGACACCATAAGAAACCCATTGCTTAAGAAACTTGCACAGGATTTGTTTGACGGCACTTACAGCACAAAATATCGCGTAGGGACATACCAAGCATATAGGCCTTATTGGGATTTAAGGGGCGAACTGTGCAATGCCCATCCTTACGACCAGCACGAGAACCCAACCGGCATTTATTTTGATGCTGGTGAGCAGGTCGCAATCATGGCAAACGGCATCGGTGACCGCGACATTCAACTTCAGATATACAACCTTGCCCTTGATGGTATGGGTGCTTCTTCAACTTATGCGCTGCAAGATGGTCTGAATGTTTTCACTGCTCTCAATCGCGGCACAAGTTACGTGCTTTATTATGCCAACGATTACAAGACAGCGCCCAACGTTAACCTCCACTTTATTTATGGACAGGAAAACGGTTATTTCAACCTCGACACAGACGATAACACTGTTTGGAAAGACCTTCTTGCAAATGCCAAGACAGAAGTGCTTGACATCCTCACCCCACGTATCCACATGGTAGCACCTCTCTATGCACTTAAAGCACAATGCCCTGCCCGAGGCCTTGAATTAGCACAGAAGTTGGATAGCGTAATCTGGCGTGAATGGGAAATCCTGGGATATTTCAAGCATGGTCGCGCCCCGAAGAATCATCAGTTCGTACGTCCTGCCCAATCAGGTCTCTTTGCCAGTACGGAAGGTTCATTCTGTGGTTGGGGATCATTTGGAGGCTGGGTAACTCCCGTAGGACTTGAAACGTGGGGATTGGCTCATGAGTTAGGTCACAACAACCAAGTTCCCGCTTTCCGATGGGTAGGTATGACCGAGGTTACAAACAACATTAAGTCGGCATGGGTACAATATACCCTGTCAGGTAACTGGTTGCGTCTTGAAGACGAAAACATGGACTGCATCATAGGAAGTGTGCGTGGTGGTCGTATGCAACGCTTCCTTACCGACAACGTGGTCAATCGCGAAATTTGGCAGACAGGTAGCGATCCCTTCAAAATCCTCGTTCCGCTATGGCAGTTGCTTCTTTATACGCGAGTTGCAGAAAAAGCAACTGATGCTTATCCTGATTGGTACGAACTCATTCGCAAGACTGCTACCATCAGAGATGAGAGCAACAACTCTACACGTAGATTGAATTTCCTACGATATTTCAGCGCAAGCGCGAAGTTGGATTTCCTGCCCTTCTATGAAAAAGCAGGAATGCTTATACCAATGAACAACCTTTATCTCGCTGACTATAGTGGCGACTACTATACCATTACTGAAGCGCAATACAAGACATTACGCACCAACATAGAACGCAGGAAATTCCCGAAAGCACCTGCCGAGATCATTTACATAAACGGCTACAACGTTCATATTTTCCGTGATGATATCAAACTGCGCGATTTACTTCCTGTCGGTACAGCCTGCACACCTACAGAACTGAACGGGCACCAAGTGGTCAAAGTGGATAATTACGCATGGCAAGGCGCAGTGGGTTACGAGACCTACACGGCTGACGGCAAACTACTCCATTGCTCGATTTACGGACTTGGGGACAGCCAGAGTTCCGACCGCTACACACATGTCATTTGGAAAACTAAAAACCAAACCGAAGAACCCGCATACATCATGGCTGTGGGATGTGACGGTACACGAGTTAAATGCTACGAACCTAAATAA
- a CDS encoding RICIN domain-containing protein translates to MKRLIIALMVLTTALQIDAANILSLDDLSSSKTYYIHTKEGGYLYANTEMAKYDGLSSPTADDAHRWAITKSSATGQVFIYNIEANAFLSAANGACPLQSSPTMIQLLSTDQQGCWIGFAEGQVIALNNPSASSQILFLGDNGKTPDFLSFEEAGNLSPEAEKEITAKAKIYDTNRTEVPVISSIGTAITSLDQLTDGLTFLFYSTGKSKYAYDAGEALTFDSNRPALNDITKMAYVFVAHKIGDEWKFSTMEGKYISGFSGGVSTGKEGITFTVTESATTGSFNLYNANSSQYLNATAEKPVGWGDSEGNSRYQIIPVTLTNSDKYYPVTYLCYESDGENMRLMDIQTYAKTNNRLSPPAFDGYKRTSLVQGNGERFPSTVMTGPAVAVCIYTRQLQSVPVIPTTIVNGEFADTTHWYRIRVGGKYMQWTADAPGHYYIFNTERPTMDDSDLWCFVGNNITGYRIYNRAAGAALPLAFETEPVNSDLPFICDGPYNGWSISNGGTSGTWYLSPVGTDVAVYLTNDGQGKLSVYRGASNINIDEAASEMQSFAEVAAANLGNRVGQYDGAEVNELVAASENYTLSNTAFNTLQQAYNNFALNASRVELREDMLYRIINVKTTATVATLKADIDATTVSQDGRNESARTQLWQVLPIGNTGSYYLLNPENGRFMGQTKSSATTTLEENPSTHYYDIANAPNSIDQWRLRDLGSSVTNYVSLNNGTVIGATASTESAKWFIEPARTFTVTTEASNGGNAATTLFLPFSVELPDGITAMAVTAKDDGGVEFTSFESNVVPANTPCVLISSTSGSYTLTETTTQNSAPEGNLLTGVAVRSSNESEGLYTLDANANLIAAPATLPAYSAVLAYDNTTSINALGTNKAGESIWYDLSGRRLHKAPTTNGVYIQNGKKVLVR, encoded by the coding sequence ATGAAACGACTTATTATCGCTTTAATGGTTTTGACGACTGCTTTGCAGATCGATGCTGCGAACATATTGTCGCTTGATGATTTAAGTTCGAGCAAAACCTACTACATACATACAAAAGAAGGTGGCTATCTCTATGCCAACACTGAGATGGCGAAGTACGACGGTCTCTCCTCTCCTACTGCCGATGACGCCCACCGGTGGGCCATAACAAAATCGTCCGCTACGGGACAAGTGTTTATCTATAACATTGAAGCCAACGCATTCCTTTCTGCTGCGAATGGTGCATGTCCGCTCCAGAGCAGTCCGACAATGATTCAACTTCTATCCACTGACCAGCAAGGTTGTTGGATTGGTTTTGCCGAAGGACAAGTCATCGCACTAAACAACCCTTCCGCGTCCTCACAGATTCTCTTTTTAGGCGACAACGGAAAGACACCCGATTTTCTTTCATTTGAAGAAGCAGGCAATCTTAGCCCTGAAGCCGAGAAAGAAATTACGGCAAAGGCTAAAATCTACGATACAAATCGCACTGAAGTACCTGTTATTTCTTCTATAGGAACGGCTATCACGAGTCTTGACCAACTGACCGACGGACTTACTTTCTTGTTCTATAGTACCGGTAAGTCTAAATATGCCTACGATGCAGGAGAAGCGCTGACTTTCGATAGCAACAGACCTGCTTTGAACGACATTACTAAGATGGCATACGTTTTTGTTGCTCATAAGATTGGCGATGAATGGAAATTCTCTACCATGGAAGGTAAATACATCTCCGGTTTTTCAGGCGGTGTATCAACGGGCAAAGAAGGCATAACTTTTACGGTAACAGAGAGCGCTACTACAGGAAGTTTCAACCTATATAATGCAAACTCATCACAGTATCTTAATGCCACGGCAGAGAAACCAGTAGGCTGGGGTGACAGCGAAGGAAACTCACGTTACCAAATCATACCTGTAACGCTTACTAATTCTGACAAATATTACCCTGTAACCTATTTATGTTATGAGAGCGATGGCGAAAATATGCGCTTAATGGACATTCAAACCTACGCAAAAACCAACAACCGCCTTTCTCCTCCTGCATTTGACGGTTATAAACGCACATCTCTGGTACAAGGCAACGGCGAGAGATTTCCATCTACAGTAATGACCGGACCCGCCGTAGCGGTATGTATTTATACTCGCCAACTCCAAAGCGTTCCAGTTATACCGACAACCATCGTCAATGGTGAGTTTGCGGACACCACCCATTGGTATCGTATTCGCGTGGGTGGGAAGTACATGCAATGGACGGCTGATGCCCCTGGTCATTATTACATATTCAACACAGAACGTCCCACCATGGACGACTCCGACTTGTGGTGCTTCGTTGGCAACAACATCACTGGCTATCGCATCTACAACCGTGCCGCCGGTGCAGCACTCCCATTGGCATTTGAAACCGAGCCAGTCAATTCCGACCTTCCTTTCATTTGCGACGGGCCATACAACGGTTGGAGCATCAGTAATGGCGGCACATCCGGCACTTGGTATTTATCGCCTGTGGGTACAGACGTTGCTGTTTATCTAACCAACGACGGGCAAGGTAAGTTGAGCGTTTACAGAGGTGCCTCGAACATCAATATCGATGAAGCGGCCTCTGAAATGCAGTCTTTCGCAGAAGTTGCAGCCGCTAACCTCGGCAACCGCGTAGGACAATATGATGGTGCAGAAGTAAATGAACTTGTAGCGGCATCTGAAAACTACACACTCAGCAATACTGCATTCAATACACTTCAACAGGCGTATAACAATTTTGCACTCAACGCTTCACGTGTGGAACTACGCGAAGATATGCTTTATCGCATTATCAACGTTAAGACAACAGCAACAGTTGCTACGTTGAAGGCAGACATTGATGCCACGACAGTTTCTCAAGACGGACGTAACGAAAGTGCACGCACACAACTTTGGCAAGTTCTGCCCATTGGCAATACGGGCTCATACTATCTGCTTAATCCTGAAAACGGACGGTTCATGGGACAGACAAAGAGTTCTGCTACAACTACATTGGAAGAGAATCCTTCAACACATTACTATGACATCGCGAACGCTCCCAACTCTATTGACCAATGGAGATTGCGCGATTTAGGATCCTCCGTTACCAATTATGTATCGCTCAACAATGGCACAGTGATTGGTGCTACTGCAAGCACAGAATCTGCAAAATGGTTTATTGAGCCGGCACGCACCTTCACCGTAACAACAGAAGCAAGCAATGGCGGCAATGCAGCAACCACACTTTTCCTACCATTCTCAGTGGAACTTCCCGATGGTATAACGGCTATGGCTGTTACGGCGAAGGATGACGGCGGTGTGGAATTCACATCATTCGAGAGTAACGTTGTTCCTGCTAATACGCCTTGTGTACTTATCTCCTCTACGAGCGGTTCATACACCCTCACAGAGACCACGACTCAAAATTCTGCGCCAGAAGGCAACTTGCTTACTGGTGTGGCTGTGCGCAGCAGCAACGAAAGTGAAGGCCTTTACACGCTTGATGCAAATGCCAACTTAATTGCCGCACCGGCAACACTTCCTGCATACTCTGCAGTTCTGGCGTATGACAACACCACATCTATCAACGCACTCGGAACAAACAAAGCAGGCGAAAGCATTTGGTACGACCTTAGCGGTCGCCGCCTGCACAAAGCACCAACTACCAATGGTGTGTATATTCAAAATGGCAAGAAGGTTCTCGTTCGCTAA
- a CDS encoding succinate CoA transferase, with protein sequence MNYNVVTADEAALLIQHGDTVGFSGFTAAGCPKEVPSALARRAEELHASGQPFQIAVYSGASSGDKMDGALARANAISFRMPYQNVKDMRANINAHKTYYTDTHLSTTSQDIRYGFLPEPNVAIVEACQLTDNGEIVPTFGVGILPTICRMAKKIIVELNVAVPPAFRGIHDIVELSDPPYRREIPLYHAGDRIGRDCIKVDPKKIVAVVITEHNTEVNQFNETDEVTSAIAANVAHFLENEMKAGRIPESFLPIQSGVGNVANAILKDVGNSDYIPPFEMYTEVIQDAVVDLIKWGRIKMASGSSLTCSPQKIDEILAALDFFKKRIVLRPTEISNSPEIIRRIGIISINTALEADIFGNVNSSHVLGSRIMNGIGGSGDFTRNAYISIFTTPSTAKGELISSIVPMVSHLDHSEHSVNVIATEYGIADLRGKSPIQRAEEIIENCAHPDYKPLLHKYLRSGAKGHTPINLDTCFNFHKAYAEKGDMRLAEM encoded by the coding sequence ATGAATTATAACGTTGTAACGGCCGACGAGGCTGCTCTGTTAATTCAGCATGGCGACACAGTAGGTTTCAGCGGTTTCACAGCCGCTGGATGCCCGAAGGAAGTGCCTTCGGCTTTGGCGCGTCGTGCTGAAGAGTTGCATGCTTCCGGCCAGCCGTTCCAAATTGCAGTATATTCAGGTGCTTCTTCCGGCGACAAGATGGATGGCGCCTTGGCAAGAGCGAATGCCATTTCATTCCGCATGCCTTATCAAAATGTGAAGGATATGCGTGCCAATATCAATGCACACAAAACCTACTATACTGATACCCATCTCTCCACCACTTCCCAGGATATTCGCTATGGTTTTCTGCCCGAACCTAATGTGGCGATAGTAGAAGCGTGTCAACTCACCGACAATGGCGAGATAGTGCCTACTTTCGGTGTAGGGATACTTCCTACCATCTGCCGTATGGCAAAGAAAATCATTGTCGAACTCAACGTGGCTGTGCCTCCTGCCTTCAGGGGCATTCACGACATTGTGGAACTCTCTGACCCACCCTATCGCCGTGAAATCCCTCTCTACCATGCTGGCGACCGCATCGGGCGCGACTGCATCAAGGTGGACCCGAAGAAGATTGTTGCAGTAGTCATCACTGAACACAACACGGAGGTAAACCAATTTAACGAGACCGATGAAGTGACCAGTGCCATTGCAGCCAACGTGGCGCATTTCCTCGAAAACGAGATGAAGGCAGGACGCATACCCGAGAGTTTCCTGCCGATACAGTCGGGTGTGGGGAATGTGGCAAATGCCATACTCAAGGACGTGGGAAACAGCGACTATATCCCGCCCTTCGAGATGTACACCGAGGTAATTCAGGACGCAGTGGTGGACCTCATCAAATGGGGACGTATCAAGATGGCGAGCGGCAGTTCGTTGACCTGTTCACCACAAAAAATCGATGAGATACTCGCAGCATTAGACTTCTTCAAGAAACGCATAGTGCTCCGCCCTACAGAAATCAGCAACAGTCCTGAAATCATCAGGCGAATAGGCATTATCAGCATCAACACAGCACTCGAAGCGGACATTTTTGGCAACGTGAACAGTAGCCATGTTTTGGGTAGTCGAATAATGAATGGTATCGGGGGATCAGGCGACTTTACACGCAATGCTTACATCTCCATCTTCACCACACCATCCACAGCCAAGGGCGAACTCATCAGCAGCATCGTGCCAATGGTTTCGCACCTCGACCATAGCGAACACAGCGTGAACGTCATTGCCACAGAATATGGCATAGCCGACCTGAGAGGCAAATCGCCTATACAGCGTGCTGAAGAAATCATCGAAAATTGCGCACATCCAGACTACAAACCCTTGCTCCACAAATACCTACGTTCAGGAGCAAAAGGACATACACCTATTAACCTCGACACCTGTTTCAACTTCCACAAGGCATACGCCGAAAAGGGCGACATGCGTTTGGCTGAGATGTGA